The sequence below is a genomic window from Polaribacter vadi.
GAAAAATATAATTCCATTAGCGGTTTTAAATAATATCAACATTGAATTAGAAACGATAAAAGAAGAAAATAATATTAGATTAAATGCAGAGTTTAATCAGTTAATTTCTGACAATATCAAAGAACAACCAGCTCCTTTTATTTATGAACGAATTGGACAGCGTTTTCAGCATTATTTTATTGATGAAATGCAAGATACATCTATGTTGCAATGGCGAAATTTAATTCCGTTAATTGATAATGCATTAGCCCAAGAAAATGGTAATTTGTTATTAGTTGGCGATGGAAAACAAGCAATTTATAGATGGAGAGGAGGAAAGGCAGAACAGTTTATTGAGTTAGGCTCTAGCAAAGAAAATCCCTTCGCAATTTCTAAAGAAATTAGAAGTTTAGAAACCAACTTTAGGAGTTATTCTGAGGTCATCAACTTTAATAATTCATTTTTTAAACACACTGCAAATTTTATTGAGAACGAATCTTATAAAAACTTGTTTTTAGAAGGGAATACGCAATTTGAAAATGCTAAAAAAGGCGGATTTGTTTCACTTTCATTTTTGGATAAAGAAGAAGAAAAGGAAGATGAAAAAGTAAAATATCCGAAGAAAGTTTTAGAAAAAATACATGAATTAAAAGAGCATTTTTCATTAGGTGAAATATGCATTTTAACAAGAAAAAGAGCGGATGGAGTTGCGATTGCTAATTATCTATCAGAAAATGGCATCGATATTATTTCATCAGAAACTTTGTTGTTACAAAATAGCCCAAAAGTTTGTTTTATTGTTGATGTTCTAAAAGTGTTACAAAATCCGAATGATGAGGAAACACGATTTGAAATGTTATATTTTTTACATCAACATTTACAAATTGAAAGACCAAAACATATTTTTTTAAATGAATTTGCAAAATCCGATAACAAAACCATTTTTGAAGCTTTAAAATCTTACGGAATTTCTTTTGATATTTTAACCTTTCATCAAATACCATTTTATGAAAAAATTGAAGAAATTATTAGAGGTTTTAATCTTGTAAATTCTTCTGATGCTTATGTTCAGTTCTTTTTAGATGTTGTTTTAGAAAAACAAAGAAAAAATATTGATGTTAGCGATTTTTTAGATTTTTGGGAAATCAAAAAAAATAGTTTGAGTATTGTTGCTCCAGAAAGTGCAAATGCAGTTCAAATAATGACAATTCATAAATCGAAAGGGTTGGAATTTCCTGTGGTAATTTTTCCTTGTGATGTAGATATTTATCGACAAATCAATCCAAAAGTTTGGGTAAATGAATTGCCAGAAAACTACGATAATTTTAAAGAATTATTGCTTCCTTATAATAAGGAGTTGAGTCATGTAAATAATAGGGGTTTGCAAATTTATAATCAGCAAAGAGAAGAAATGGAATTAGATAATTTTAATTTATTATATGTTTCTTTAACTAGGGCTGTAGAGCAATTGCATGTGATTACCGAAAATAAAATCTCATCAAAAGGAGAAGAAAATACCAATTTTTATTCGGGCGTTTTTATCAACTATTTAAAACAATTAAATCTTTGGGATGATGATTTGTTAGCATATTCTTTTGGTGATAAAAAAAGAGCAAGTAAAAGAGCAGAATTGAAATCTGTAGCAGAAATTCATGAGAAATTTATTTCTACACCTTGGCAAGAACACAATGTTGTTTTATTGGCTGGCGCTTCTAAATTATGGGACACAACTCAAGGAGAGGCTATTAATTTCGGGAATTTAATTCACGAAATTTTATCCAAAATTATCACAATAGAAAATATTGATAATGTTGTTGCTCAATTTCATCAACAGGGTTTTATGAATGAGGAGCAATCCAAAGAAATAAAAGATAAGATTTATGCAGTTATTAATCATCAAAAGTTAAAGAGATATTTTTCAGATGATGTAACAATCTATAATGAAAGAGAAATTGTAGATGTAGATAATCAAATTTTAATTCCTGATCGATTAGTTTTTAATGATGATAATCAAGTTGTAATTATTGATTATAAGACAGGAAGCCCATCAAATGACCATCATCAACAAATCTTAAAATATGAAAGAGTTTTAAAGTCGATGGGTTTTAAAGTGATTAAAAAATTATTAATTTATATAAATCAAGAAATAGATGTTGTTGAAGTATAAGCAGAAAAATTAAACTTTGTAACTTTGTATTTCTTAAATCGATAAAAAATGTACGGAAAAATTAAAGATACCTTAACAAAAGAACTTCAAGAAATAAAAGAAGCAGGTTTGTATAAATCTGAAAGAATTATAACATCTTCGCAAGATGCGATTATAAAAATTTCAACAGGAGAAGAAGTTATAAACTTTTGTGCTAACAATTATTTAGGATTGTCTAACCATCCAGAAGTAATTCAAGCTGCAAAAGATACGTTAGATACGCATGGATTTGGAATGTCTTCAGTTCGTTTTATTTGCGGAACACAAGATATCCATAAGCAATTAGAAGAGAAAATTGCAGAATTTTACACAACAGACGATACCATTTTATATGCTGCTTGTTTTGATGCTAATGGAGGGATTTTTGAACCCTTATTAACAAAAGATGATGCCATTATTTCTGATAGTCTAAATCACGCTTCTATTATTGATGGTGTTCGTTTATGTAAAGCAGGACGTTATAGATATAATAACAATGATATGGCTTCTCTTGAAGAACAATTAATTGAAGCAAATAAAAATAATCATCGTTTTAAATTAATTGTAACAGATGGTGTTTTTTCTATGGATGGAATCGTAGCTAAATTAGATGAAATTTGCGATTTAGCAGATAAATACGATGCTTTAGTGATGGTTGATGAATGCCATGCAACTGGCTTTATTGGTAAAACAGGAAGAGGTACTGTAGAGTTAAAAAATGTAATGGATAGAGTTGATATTGTTACTGGAACTTTAGGGAAAGCTTTAGGTGGAGCAATGGGTGGTTATACTACAGGTAAAAAAGAAATTATTGAAATTTTACGTCAACGTTCAAGGCCATATTTGTTTTCAAATTCATTAGCGCCAGCAATAGTTGGTGCCTCTTTAAAAGTTTTCGATTTAATTGCAAATGACACAACTTTAAGAGATCAATTAGAATGGAATA
It includes:
- a CDS encoding UvrD-helicase domain-containing protein — protein: MQQSSTFQVYNASAGSGKTFTLVKEFLKVLLSSNDVFTFQKVLAITFTNKAAGEMKERVLANLEDFADEKENDLLFLIIKEANLEKEIIQQRSKRILSAILQNYSAFSITTIDSFTHKIIKSFAHDLGLSLNFEVEMDAISLLNEAVDVLISKIGTDKKLTKLLIDYSLDKTDDDKSWDISRDLNDFARILLNEDDIKHFRELSKKSLEDFTNLKSKLFLHQKELKIEFKKVGEDCLGLIASHDLEHKDFMRATIPKFFADINFKGFNFTYLTRSETIQKAIDSHQYYSKSTTDAIAQSIESIVPEIINLFEKSKVIYSQFLMNKLTLKNIIPLAVLNNINIELETIKEENNIRLNAEFNQLISDNIKEQPAPFIYERIGQRFQHYFIDEMQDTSMLQWRNLIPLIDNALAQENGNLLLVGDGKQAIYRWRGGKAEQFIELGSSKENPFAISKEIRSLETNFRSYSEVINFNNSFFKHTANFIENESYKNLFLEGNTQFENAKKGGFVSLSFLDKEEEKEDEKVKYPKKVLEKIHELKEHFSLGEICILTRKRADGVAIANYLSENGIDIISSETLLLQNSPKVCFIVDVLKVLQNPNDEETRFEMLYFLHQHLQIERPKHIFLNEFAKSDNKTIFEALKSYGISFDILTFHQIPFYEKIEEIIRGFNLVNSSDAYVQFFLDVVLEKQRKNIDVSDFLDFWEIKKNSLSIVAPESANAVQIMTIHKSKGLEFPVVIFPCDVDIYRQINPKVWVNELPENYDNFKELLLPYNKELSHVNNRGLQIYNQQREEMELDNFNLLYVSLTRAVEQLHVITENKISSKGEENTNFYSGVFINYLKQLNLWDDDLLAYSFGDKKRASKRAELKSVAEIHEKFISTPWQEHNVVLLAGASKLWDTTQGEAINFGNLIHEILSKIITIENIDNVVAQFHQQGFMNEEQSKEIKDKIYAVINHQKLKRYFSDDVTIYNEREIVDVDNQILIPDRLVFNDDNQVVIIDYKTGSPSNDHHQQILKYERVLKSMGFKVIKKLLIYINQEIDVVEV
- the kbl gene encoding glycine C-acetyltransferase, whose amino-acid sequence is MYGKIKDTLTKELQEIKEAGLYKSERIITSSQDAIIKISTGEEVINFCANNYLGLSNHPEVIQAAKDTLDTHGFGMSSVRFICGTQDIHKQLEEKIAEFYTTDDTILYAACFDANGGIFEPLLTKDDAIISDSLNHASIIDGVRLCKAGRYRYNNNDMASLEEQLIEANKNNHRFKLIVTDGVFSMDGIVAKLDEICDLADKYDALVMVDECHATGFIGKTGRGTVELKNVMDRVDIVTGTLGKALGGAMGGYTTGKKEIIEILRQRSRPYLFSNSLAPAIVGASLKVFDLIANDTTLRDQLEWNTNYFRTEMEKAGFDLVGADAAIVPVMLYDAKLSQTMANKLLEKGIYVIGFFFPVVPKEKARIRVQLSAAHTKEHLDKAIAAFIEVGKELKVI